The following coding sequences are from one Bacteroidales bacterium window:
- a CDS encoding branched-chain amino acid aminotransferase, which translates to MEKIDWKNLPFGYMQTDYNVRCYYRDGKWGELEVHSSEYIMLHMAATSLHYGQEVFEGMKAFRGKDGKIRLFRCADNARRMIESGTYIQMAAPPVELYIEAVKKVIGLNQHFVPPYESGAALYIRPLLIGSGAEVGVKPSKEYLFLVFVTPVGPYFKTGFKPVDVMITRDSDRAAPLGTGHIKVGGNYAASLPAAAEAQRLGYSTSLYLDAREKKYIDECGPANFFGIKNNTYVTPRSRSILPSITNDSLMTIAKDLGIKVERRQIEISELGAFEEVGECGTAAVITPIGKIFDPQENQIYDYGKDAGPVCTKLYNLLRAIQYGDVPDKYQWVTVID; encoded by the coding sequence ATGGAAAAAATTGACTGGAAAAACCTGCCTTTCGGTTATATGCAGACCGATTATAATGTTCGTTGTTATTATAGGGATGGAAAGTGGGGTGAATTAGAGGTTCATTCGTCCGAGTACATCATGCTGCATATGGCCGCTACTTCATTACATTATGGCCAGGAAGTCTTTGAAGGAATGAAGGCTTTTCGTGGAAAGGATGGAAAAATCCGGTTATTCCGTTGTGCAGATAATGCCCGCCGTATGATCGAATCGGGTACCTATATCCAGATGGCAGCACCTCCGGTTGAGTTATATATAGAGGCAGTGAAAAAAGTAATCGGGTTGAATCAACATTTTGTCCCGCCTTATGAATCCGGAGCTGCTTTATATATACGCCCGCTATTGATCGGCTCCGGTGCTGAAGTCGGTGTAAAGCCATCAAAAGAATATCTTTTTCTTGTATTTGTAACACCGGTAGGTCCTTATTTCAAAACAGGATTTAAACCCGTTGATGTGATGATTACACGTGATAGTGATCGTGCTGCTCCTTTGGGGACAGGGCATATAAAAGTGGGTGGGAATTATGCCGCCAGCCTTCCGGCTGCTGCCGAAGCCCAGCGTTTGGGATACTCTACCAGTTTGTATCTTGATGCAAGGGAAAAGAAGTATATTGATGAATGTGGCCCGGCGAATTTCTTTGGGATCAAAAACAATACCTATGTAACGCCCAGATCGAGGAGTATTCTTCCTTCTATTACCAATGACAGTCTGATGACTATCGCTAAGGATTTAGGTATTAAAGTAGAACGCCGGCAGATTGAAATCAGCGAATTAGGTGCTTTTGAGGAGGTCGGAGAATGTGGAACGGCAGCTGTCATAACTCCGATCGGGAAAATATTCGATCCACAGGAAAATCAAATATATGATTATGGAAAAGATGCCGGACCGGTATGTACGAAATTATACAATCTGTTAAGGGCCATTCAGTATGGTGATGTTCCTGATAAATATCAGTGGGTAACTGTAATTGATTGA